In one Niveibacterium umoris genomic region, the following are encoded:
- the rpsH gene encoding 30S ribosomal protein S8: MSMSDPVADMLTRIRNAQSSQKASVSMPTSKLKVAIAEVLKDEGYIDGFVVRGEGGQRELDISLKYYAGRPVIERIERVSRPGLRIYRGSDNLPKVMNGLGVAIVSTPRGVMTDRKARASKVGGEVLCIVA; the protein is encoded by the coding sequence ATGAGTATGTCCGATCCGGTCGCCGATATGCTGACGCGCATTCGCAATGCGCAGTCGTCGCAGAAGGCATCTGTCTCCATGCCGACGTCGAAGCTGAAGGTCGCGATCGCTGAAGTGCTGAAGGATGAAGGCTACATCGACGGTTTCGTGGTGCGTGGCGAAGGTGGTCAGCGCGAGCTGGACATTTCGCTCAAGTACTACGCCGGCCGCCCGGTGATTGAGCGCATCGAGCGCGTTAGCCGGCCTGGTCTGCGGATTTACCGCGGCAGCGACAACCTGCCCAAGGTCATGAACGGTCTTGGTGTTGCCATTGTCTCCACGCCCCGCGGCGTGATGACGGATCGCAAAGCACGCGCGTCGAAAGTCGGCGGCGAAGTGCTCTGCATCGTGGCTTAA
- the rpmJ gene encoding 50S ribosomal protein L36 has product MRVQASVKPICRKCKVIRRKGVVRVICEDPRHKQRQG; this is encoded by the coding sequence ATGAGAGTTCAGGCTTCGGTCAAGCCGATTTGTCGGAAATGCAAGGTCATTCGGCGCAAGGGTGTCGTGCGCGTGATCTGCGAAGATCCGCGTCACAAGCAGCGCCAGGGCTAA
- the rpsD gene encoding 30S ribosomal protein S4, protein MARNLDAKCRQCRREGEKLFLKGEKCFTDKCAIERRAYAPGQHGQKSGQRLSGYGVQLREKQKIRRIYGVLERQFRRVYSEADRRKGQTGENLLQLLEGRLDAVAYRMGFGASRAEARQVVRHNGVLVNGKRVNIPSYSLRPGDVVSLAEKTRGHLRVKAALEAAEQRGFPEWLEVNIKEGKGTFKAYPQRAELSASINEGLVVELYSR, encoded by the coding sequence GTGGCTCGCAATCTAGATGCCAAGTGTCGCCAGTGCCGCCGTGAAGGCGAAAAGCTCTTCCTGAAGGGCGAGAAGTGCTTTACCGATAAGTGCGCGATCGAGCGCCGTGCCTATGCCCCTGGCCAGCACGGTCAGAAGTCCGGTCAGCGTTTGTCTGGCTACGGCGTGCAACTGCGTGAAAAGCAGAAGATCCGCCGTATCTACGGCGTACTTGAGCGCCAGTTCCGCCGTGTGTACTCCGAAGCCGACCGCCGCAAGGGTCAGACTGGCGAAAACCTTCTGCAACTGCTGGAAGGCCGCCTGGATGCTGTGGCTTATCGTATGGGATTCGGCGCATCGCGTGCCGAAGCTCGCCAGGTGGTTCGTCACAACGGCGTGCTGGTGAATGGCAAGCGTGTGAACATTCCGTCCTACTCGTTGCGTCCGGGCGATGTCGTTTCGCTCGCTGAAAAGACGCGTGGCCATCTGCGTGTAAAGGCTGCACTCGAGGCTGCTGAACAGCGTGGATTCCCGGAGTGGCTGGAAGTGAATATCAAGGAAGGCAAGGGCACCTTCAAGGCCTACCCGCAGCGTGCGGAATTGTCGGCCTCGATCAATGAAGGCCTGGTCGTCGAACTGTATTCGCGTTAA
- the rpsK gene encoding 30S ribosomal protein S11: MAKTAAKVRKKIKKNVAEGIAHVHASFNNTIITITDRQGNALSWATAGGAGFKGSRKSTPFAAQVAADQAGKVAVECGIKNLEVRITGPGPGRESSVRALNALGIKVTSITDITPIPHNGCRPPKKRRI; encoded by the coding sequence ATGGCTAAGACCGCTGCGAAGGTTCGCAAGAAAATCAAGAAGAACGTGGCTGAGGGCATTGCCCACGTCCACGCTTCTTTCAACAACACGATCATCACGATCACCGACCGCCAGGGCAATGCACTGTCGTGGGCGACTGCGGGCGGCGCTGGCTTCAAGGGTTCTCGCAAGAGCACTCCGTTCGCCGCGCAGGTTGCAGCTGACCAAGCAGGCAAGGTTGCGGTCGAGTGCGGAATCAAGAATCTTGAAGTCCGCATTACCGGGCCGGGCCCGGGTCGTGAGTCTTCGGTGCGCGCGCTCAATGCGCTCGGCATCAAGGTGACTTCGATCACCGATATCACGCCGATTCCGCATAACGGCTGCCGTCCGCCGAAAAAGCGTCGCATTTAA
- the rplO gene encoding 50S ribosomal protein L15 gives MELNNLKPGAGSKHAKKRVGRGIGSGLGKTCGRGHKGQKSRAGGFHKVGFEGGQMPLQRRLPKRGFNSLTAARNAEVRLSEIDKLEAGEIDLLVLKSAGLITADALSAKVILSGTIGRKVSLRGVGATKGAKAAIEAAGGSVAE, from the coding sequence ATGGAACTCAATAACCTCAAGCCGGGCGCCGGTTCTAAGCACGCGAAGAAGCGTGTTGGGCGCGGTATCGGCAGCGGACTCGGCAAGACCTGTGGTCGCGGCCACAAAGGTCAGAAGTCGCGTGCAGGCGGTTTCCACAAGGTAGGCTTCGAAGGCGGTCAGATGCCGCTGCAGCGTCGTCTTCCGAAGCGTGGTTTCAACTCGCTGACTGCTGCGCGCAACGCCGAAGTCCGTCTTTCGGAAATCGACAAGCTTGAAGCCGGCGAAATTGACCTGCTGGTGTTGAAGAGCGCAGGCCTGATCACTGCCGATGCGCTTTCGGCAAAGGTGATTCTGTCCGGCACGATCGGTCGCAAGGTTTCCCTGCGTGGCGTTGGTGCCACCAAGGGGGCCAAGGCGGCGATCGAGGCTGCCGGCGGCAGCGTGGCCGAGTAA
- the rpsN gene encoding 30S ribosomal protein S14: MAKLALINREEKRAKTVAKFAAKRAELVAKINDSKLTEEERAEARQKLQQLPRNASPSRQRNRCALTGRPRGVFRKFGLCRNKLREIAFRGEVPGMTKASW; this comes from the coding sequence ATGGCGAAACTCGCTCTGATCAACCGTGAAGAAAAGCGCGCCAAGACGGTCGCGAAATTCGCGGCAAAGCGCGCCGAACTCGTCGCGAAGATCAATGACAGCAAGCTGACAGAGGAAGAGCGCGCGGAAGCGCGTCAGAAACTGCAGCAACTGCCGCGCAATGCATCGCCGTCCCGTCAGCGCAATCGTTGCGCGCTGACCGGTCGTCCGCGTGGCGTGTTCCGGAAATTCGGTCTGTGTCGCAACAAGCTGCGTGAAATTGCTTTCCGCGGTGAAGTGCCCGGCATGACCAAGGCTAGCTGGTAA
- the rplR gene encoding 50S ribosomal protein L18 gives MNKKETRLRRARKTRAVIAEKKAVRLTVFRSNCHIYAQVISGCGSKVLAAASTVEADVRKDLSNGGNASAAAVVGKLIAERAKAAGIEAVAFDRAGFKYHGRVKALAEAAREGGLKF, from the coding sequence ATGAACAAAAAGGAAACGCGTCTGCGTCGGGCTCGCAAAACCCGCGCCGTGATTGCCGAGAAAAAGGCGGTTCGCCTCACTGTGTTCCGCTCCAATTGCCACATCTACGCCCAGGTGATCTCGGGCTGCGGATCGAAGGTTCTCGCCGCGGCGTCGACCGTCGAAGCCGATGTCCGCAAGGATCTGTCGAATGGCGGCAACGCCTCGGCGGCTGCGGTGGTGGGCAAGCTAATTGCCGAGCGCGCGAAGGCGGCCGGTATCGAAGCGGTGGCGTTCGACCGTGCCGGGTTCAAGTACCACGGCCGGGTCAAAGCGCTTGCCGAGGCGGCCCGCGAAGGCGGCCTTAAGTTCTGA
- the rpsM gene encoding 30S ribosomal protein S13: protein MARIAGVNIPNHKHSEIALTAIFGIGRTRAQKICDAAGVARTTKVKDLTEAEMDRLRDEVGKFTVEGDLRREVTMNIKRLMDLGCYRGVRHRRGLPLRGQRTRTNARTRKGPRKPIAGKK, encoded by the coding sequence ATGGCCCGTATCGCTGGGGTTAACATCCCGAACCACAAGCACTCGGAAATTGCGTTGACCGCGATTTTCGGTATCGGTCGCACCCGCGCACAGAAAATCTGTGACGCAGCCGGGGTTGCACGCACGACCAAGGTCAAGGATCTGACCGAAGCCGAGATGGATCGGCTTCGTGACGAAGTGGGCAAGTTCACGGTCGAAGGCGACCTGCGTCGTGAAGTCACGATGAACATCAAGCGCCTGATGGACCTTGGCTGCTACCGCGGTGTTCGTCATCGTCGCGGCCTGCCGCTGCGCGGACAGCGCACGCGTACGAACGCCCGTACCCGCAAGGGTCCGCGCAAGCCGATCGCCGGCAAGAAATAA
- the rpsE gene encoding 30S ribosomal protein S5, with protein sequence MAKQQTKKPQAGEERDDGLREKMVSINRVTKVVKGGRILGFAALTVVGDGDGGIGMGKGKSREVPVAVQKAMEEARRKLFKVSLKNGTLQHQIIGKHGASVVLMQPAPSGTGIIAGGAMRAVFEVMGVTDVICKCLGSTNPYNVVRATLNGLSAINTPAEIAAKRGMTVEQILG encoded by the coding sequence ATGGCAAAGCAACAGACGAAGAAACCGCAGGCTGGTGAAGAGCGCGATGACGGCCTGCGCGAGAAGATGGTGTCGATCAACCGGGTCACCAAGGTGGTCAAGGGTGGTCGCATCCTCGGTTTCGCAGCGCTCACCGTAGTTGGCGATGGCGATGGCGGCATCGGCATGGGCAAGGGCAAGTCCCGCGAAGTGCCCGTTGCCGTTCAGAAGGCCATGGAAGAGGCGCGTCGCAAGCTGTTCAAGGTCTCGTTGAAGAACGGAACCTTGCAGCATCAGATCATTGGTAAGCATGGTGCATCGGTTGTGCTGATGCAGCCGGCGCCGAGCGGTACCGGCATCATTGCGGGCGGCGCGATGCGCGCGGTCTTCGAAGTGATGGGCGTCACCGACGTGATCTGCAAGTGCCTTGGCTCAACCAACCCTTACAACGTCGTGCGTGCAACGCTGAACGGTCTCTCTGCGATTAACACTCCCGCGGAAATCGCAGCGAAGCGCGGCATGACCGTCGAACAGATTCTGGGGTAA
- the secY gene encoding preprotein translocase subunit SecY: MVANPSATLGKTGKFGDLKRRLWFLLGALIVYRIGAHIPVPGIDPVRLAELFQSQKGGILGVFNLFSGGALSRFTIFALGIMPYISASIIMQLLSVASPQLEQLKKEGEAGRRKITQYTRYGTVALALFQAFGISVALEAQAGLVLDPGLTFRFVTITTLVTGTMFLMWLGEQITERGLGNGISLIIFAGIAAGLPNSVGGLFELVRTGAMHPVSALFICALVVVVTAVVVFVERGQRKILVNYAKRQVGNRVYGGQSSHLPLKLNMAGVIPPIFASSIILFPATLGQWFGGASESTVARFVKDLASTLSPGQPVYVLLYASAIVFFCFFYTALVFNSKETADNLKKSGAFVPGIRPGDQTARYIDKILTRLTLAGAVYITVVCLIPEFLILNWHVPFYFGGTSLLIIVVVTMDFMSQVQAYIMSHQYESLLKKANFKGAGLPTK, translated from the coding sequence ATGGTGGCGAATCCTTCAGCAACACTCGGCAAGACCGGAAAGTTCGGCGACCTCAAGCGGAGACTCTGGTTTCTGCTTGGCGCGCTGATCGTCTACCGGATCGGGGCGCATATCCCCGTTCCGGGGATCGATCCGGTCCGCCTCGCGGAACTGTTCCAGTCCCAGAAGGGTGGCATCCTCGGCGTCTTCAACCTGTTCTCGGGCGGTGCGCTGTCCCGATTCACCATCTTTGCGCTGGGGATCATGCCGTACATATCGGCGTCGATCATCATGCAGTTGTTGTCCGTTGCTTCGCCGCAGCTTGAGCAACTGAAGAAAGAAGGTGAGGCGGGACGCAGGAAGATAACGCAGTACACCCGGTATGGCACGGTGGCGCTGGCGCTCTTCCAGGCGTTCGGAATTTCGGTAGCACTCGAGGCGCAGGCGGGTCTGGTGCTTGATCCCGGTCTGACCTTCCGGTTCGTGACGATTACGACCCTGGTGACCGGGACGATGTTCCTGATGTGGCTGGGCGAGCAGATCACCGAGCGCGGTCTTGGCAACGGGATTTCGCTGATCATCTTCGCAGGTATTGCAGCCGGACTTCCCAACTCGGTTGGCGGGCTGTTTGAATTGGTGCGGACGGGCGCAATGCATCCGGTCTCCGCGCTCTTCATCTGCGCGTTGGTGGTCGTTGTGACCGCGGTTGTGGTCTTTGTCGAGCGTGGTCAACGGAAGATTCTGGTGAACTATGCGAAGCGCCAGGTGGGCAACCGGGTTTATGGTGGCCAGAGTTCGCACCTGCCGTTGAAGCTGAACATGGCCGGCGTTATTCCTCCGATCTTTGCGTCCTCGATCATCCTGTTCCCGGCGACGTTGGGTCAATGGTTTGGCGGCGCAAGCGAGTCGACGGTCGCGCGGTTTGTAAAGGATCTGGCTTCGACACTGTCGCCTGGGCAACCGGTCTATGTGTTGTTGTACGCCTCGGCAATCGTGTTCTTCTGCTTCTTCTACACGGCGTTGGTCTTCAACTCCAAGGAGACCGCGGATAACCTGAAGAAGAGCGGAGCGTTTGTGCCGGGTATTCGTCCCGGGGATCAGACGGCACGCTATATCGACAAGATCCTGACGCGTTTGACGCTCGCCGGCGCCGTTTACATCACGGTGGTCTGCTTGATTCCGGAGTTCCTGATCCTGAATTGGCATGTGCCTTTCTACTTTGGTGGCACGTCATTGCTGATTATCGTTGTCGTGACGATGGACTTCATGTCCCAGGTACAGGCTTACATCATGTCGCACCAGTACGAGAGCCTTCTCAAGAAGGCTAACTTCAAGGGTGCGGGGCTGCCGACCAAGTAG
- the rplF gene encoding 50S ribosomal protein L6 → MSRVAKNPVALPNGVDVTLAAGEVGVKGPLGALKHKLHPSVAVERDGDKLVVKAVEGAELGGALSGTTRALVANMVNGVTKGFERKLNLVGVGYRAQAQGDKLNLTLGFSHPVVHQMPAGIKVETPTQTEILIKGIDKQLVGQVAAEVRAYRSPEPYKGKGVRYADEVVVLKETKKK, encoded by the coding sequence ATGTCTCGTGTAGCAAAGAACCCCGTCGCACTGCCGAACGGCGTTGACGTGACGCTGGCCGCAGGCGAGGTGGGAGTCAAGGGTCCTCTTGGCGCCCTGAAACACAAGCTGCACCCGTCGGTCGCAGTCGAGCGTGACGGCGACAAGCTGGTGGTCAAGGCGGTTGAGGGTGCAGAACTCGGTGGCGCGCTGTCGGGTACGACGCGTGCGCTGGTTGCGAACATGGTGAACGGTGTCACGAAGGGTTTCGAGCGCAAGCTCAACCTGGTTGGCGTGGGCTACCGTGCTCAGGCCCAAGGCGACAAGCTGAACCTGACGCTGGGCTTCTCGCATCCGGTGGTTCACCAGATGCCAGCCGGCATCAAGGTTGAAACGCCGACTCAGACCGAAATCCTGATCAAGGGTATCGATAAGCAATTGGTGGGTCAGGTTGCTGCCGAAGTGCGCGCCTATCGTTCGCCGGAGCCCTATAAGGGCAAGGGCGTGCGTTATGCCGACGAGGTGGTGGTCCTGAAGGAAACCAAGAAGAAGTAA
- the infA gene encoding translation initiation factor IF-1: MSKEDVIEMLGEVVETLPNATFKVKLENGHVVLGHISGKMRMHYIRILPGDKVTVQLTPYDLTKGRIVFRAK; the protein is encoded by the coding sequence ATGAGCAAGGAAGACGTCATTGAGATGTTGGGCGAGGTCGTTGAGACCTTGCCGAACGCGACGTTCAAAGTGAAGCTCGAAAACGGGCACGTCGTGTTGGGTCATATCTCTGGGAAGATGCGCATGCATTACATCCGCATCCTGCCTGGCGATAAGGTCACGGTACAACTTACGCCCTACGATCTGACCAAAGGTCGCATCGTCTTCCGGGCCAAATAG
- the rpmD gene encoding 50S ribosomal protein L30: MADKTIRVTLVKSLIGTKQDHRATVRGLGLRRLNSTVQLEDTPAVRGMVRKVAYLVKCEG, from the coding sequence ATGGCTGACAAGACGATTCGCGTCACGCTCGTGAAGAGCCTGATCGGCACGAAACAGGACCACCGCGCCACCGTGCGTGGATTGGGGCTGCGCCGTTTGAATTCCACGGTACAACTGGAGGATACGCCGGCAGTGCGCGGCATGGTCCGCAAGGTTGCGTACCTGGTGAAGTGCGAGGGTTAA